The Megalops cyprinoides isolate fMegCyp1 chromosome 19, fMegCyp1.pri, whole genome shotgun sequence genome has a window encoding:
- the LOC118794595 gene encoding kelch-like protein 10 yields MMRLIIEYAYTRSVLVTEDNVGRLLPAADQFCVLGIVQACADFLEARLCLQNCISIWRFTDVYFCPELRCQASRFILQHFEEIGRASQEFLELTLAELCDIIERDNLNVKQEDVVFSSVVRWIAHKPHERKGYLSTVLPKIRLALMNPDYFLNVVKMNSLVKDSYADCKCIILNALRTMCNSRFKTLTSCHYYSPLSRPRLPYAILLAIGGWSGNTPTNVIESYDIQADTWVNVTQKEDNPRAYHGTVYLDGFVYCVGGYDAVEFFSEVCKFDPVTHTWHKVAPMHSRRCYVSVAVLHGCIYAMGGFDGYIRLNSAERYEPKTNQWSLIPPMHEQRSDANATTLHDKVYICGGFNGEHCLSTAEYYCPETNQWTEITPMSGRHSGLGVITYGEEVYVVGGFDGVSRLRSVEAYNPLTNTWRAMPDMIVARSNFGIEVLDDRLFVLGGFNGFTTTFYAECFDEKTNEWCSIQDMGIFRSALSCCVVPGLPNVSEYCTPRDSQKPPLSTYERELQF; encoded by the exons ATGATGAGGCTTATCATCGAGTACGCCTACACGCGCTCCGTCCTGGTCACAGAGGACAACGTAGGGCGACTTCTGCCAGCTGCCGACCAGTTCTGTGTCCTGGGGATCGTGCAGGCTTGCGCCGACTTCCTGGAGGCCCGGCTGTGTCTTCAGAACTGCATCAGCATCTGGAGGTTCACTGATGTCTACTTCTGCCCCGAGCTGCGGTGCCAGGCCTCCCGCTTCATCCTGCAGCACTTTGAGGAGATTGGGCGCGCCTCCCAGGAGTTCCTGGAGCTCACACTTGCTgagctctgtgacatcattgaGAGGGACAACCTCAACGTCAAGCAGGAGGACGTGGTGTTCAGTTCTGTCGTGCGGTGGATAGCACACAAGCCACACGAGCGCAAAGGTTACCTCTCTACGGTGCTGCCCAAG ATACGGTTGGCCTTGATGAATCCTGATTATTTCTTGAATGTTGTGAAGATGAATTCACTCGTGAAGGACAGTTACGCAGACTGCAAGTGCATAATCTTAAATGCCCTCCGGACCATGTGCAACTCTCGCTTTAAGACATTAACCAGCTGCCACTACTACAGCCCTCTAAGTCGTCCACGCCTGCCCTATGCCATCCTGCTAGCCATCGGGGGCTGGAGTGGCAACACACCCACCAATGTAATCGAGTCCTATGACATTCAGGCGGACACCTGGGTCAACGTGACGCAGAAGGAAGACAACCCCCGCGCCTACCATGGCACTGTTTACTTAGACGGCTTTGTTTATTGCGTGGGCGGCTACGACGCTGTGGAGTTCTTCAGTGAGGTGTGCAAGTTTGACCCCGTGACACACACCTGGCACAAGGTGGCGCCCATGCACTCACGGCGCTGCTACGTGAGTGTAGCTGTCCTGCATGGCTGCATCTACGCCATGGGTGGCTTCGACGGTTACATTCGGCTCAACTCAGCGGAACGCTACGAACCCAAGACCAACCAATGGAGCCTCATCCCACCCATGCATGAGCAGAGGAGCGATGCCAATGCTACCACACTGCATGATAAG GTGTACATCTGCGGGGGCTTCAACGGGGAGCATTGTCTGTCTACTGCAGAGTACTACTGCCCCGAAACCAACCAGTGGACTGAGATCACTCCTATGAGTGGCCGCCACAGTGGGCTGGGGGTCATCACCTATGGGGAGGAGGTCTATGTG GTGGGTGGGTTCGACGGGGTTAGTCGTCTCCGGAGCGTTGAGGCATACAACCCCCTGACCAACACCTGGCGTGCCATGCCTGACATGATAGTTGCACGCAGCAACTTTGGCATCGAGGTTTTGGATGACCGGCTGTTTGTGTTGGGAGGCTTCAACGGCTTCACCACCACCTTCTACGCAGAGTGCTTTGATGAAAAAACCAACGAATGGTGTAGCATCCAGGACATGGGCATCTTCCGCAGTGCCCTCAGCTGCTGTGTGGTGCCCGGCCTGCCCAACGTCTCTGAGTACTGTACCCCCCGTGACTCCCAGAAGCCCCCTTTAAGCACCTATGAGCGTGAACTCCAGTTCTAG